GTGACTCCTCCGTCCGCCGCATCCACCAAGCCAGCACCAGCGCCTGCCGCCGCCCCCGTGGCGACCAGCGGCGAGAAAAACGACGTCGAAGCCGCGGTGCAAGCCTGGGCCAAGGCCTGGTCGAGCAAGGACATGCAGAGCTATCTGGGTGCCTACGCGCCCAGCTTCACACCGCCCAAGGGCCAGTCGCGCAGCGACTGGGAAGCCGACCGCAAGGCCCGCATCGTGCCCCGCACCCGCATCGACGTGGGCATCAGCGATCTGTCCGTCTCCGTGCAGGGTGAGCGCGCCACCGCGCGGTTCCAGCAGGCCTACAGTTCAGACAACATCAATGTCAGCGGCCGCAAGTCGCTCGATATGGTCAAGAAAGGCGACCGCTGGCTGATCGTGCGCGAATCCACGGGTTCCTGATGGCCGGTCGGCGGTATTTCCAGAGAGGGCATGCCAGTGTCCCCGCCGCCTACCTGAATTCGGGGTTCGGCGGTGTGCGGCGCCCGGTTGCCGGCTTGGTCACGCTCGCCGTCTCTGCGATCCTGCTTTTTTTCTTCTCTTCCTGCGTGACCCGCGGCCCAACGGATGCGGTCGGTTTGACGCCCGCAGCCGGTACCGCGCAGACACAGCCCGTACTCGCTGCCGTCACACAACGGCCTTCGCTCCTCGACAGCGCGTTGGCCAAGGTGCAGGACGCAGCCCATCAGCTGTCGGCAGGCACCTCGTCGGGACTGCAGGCCAGGCCGTTGTCCGGCGAAGCGCTCCAGGAAGTCCTGCCTCTGCTGGGACAGGCCGAAGCACGGCTGATCGACATCTATCGACTGATCAGCCAGGGACAACACCGTGAGGCGCTGCGCAAGGCGTCCGTGCTGGTGGAAGACCACCCCAATTTCCACCTGGCCCATCTGGTCCATGGCGATTTGCTGAGTTTGCAGGCGCGGCCGGTGCGTCAGTTGGGCGATGTGCCCGACACCAAGGCGCAGGCCGCGGCGGAGCAACTGGCGGCTCTGCGCGACGAGTCGCGCCGCCGTCTGCGCGCGCTCATCGAACGCCCTCCACAGGGCAGCATCCCGGCCCAGTTTCTGGCCCTGTCGTCACAGAGCCGGCACGCCATCGCCGTGGACGCCTCACGCTCGCGCCTGTACCTGTTCGAAAACCTCGCAACGGCCCGGCCTGGGGCCGACGGTTTTGCCGCGCCCCACCTGCGCCTGCTGGGCGACTTCTACATCTCGGTGGGCTTGCAGGGCATCGAAAAGGCTGTCGAAGGCGACAAGCGCACCCCGCTGGGGGTCTACTACATCACCAGCAACCTGAACCCCGACAACCTGCCCGATCTGTACGGCGTTGGCGCGCTGCCCATCAACTACCCGAATCCATTGGATGTTCAACGGGGCAAGACCGGCAGCGGCATCTGGCTGCACGGCACACCCCGTGAGCAGTTCGTGCGCGCGCCGCTGGCCTCGGACGGCTGCGTGGTGCTGTCCAACCCCGATCTGGAGCGCCTGCTGTCCACGGTGCAGATCCGCACCACGCCGGTGGTCATCGCACCGTCGCTCGACTGGGTCACGCCCGAATCGCTGGACGCTGAACGCCAGTCGTTCGAAGCGGCGCTCGAGGCCTGGCGCAGCGCCAAGAGCCAGGGCCAACTGGACGACCTCAAAGGGTTCTATTCCAACCGTTTCCAGAACCAGGGGCGTGATTTTTCCCAGTGGTGGCCGCGGGTGGAAGGTGAACTTCGCAGCGCCGGGGCAGCACGCGACCTGCAGCTCAAAGAAGTGTCGATGCTGCGCTGGCGCGACAGCCAGGACACCATGGTGGTCACCTTTGGCGAAGTGGCGCAAGGCCAGACACGTGGAGTGACCAAGCGCCAGTACTGGGCCCGCGAGCGCGACCAGTGGAAGATTTTTTTTGAAGGAAACACCTGATGGACCGCCTCCCCCCTCTGGCCAGCCCACTGCGCCGCCGACTGGCCACGATGTTGACCGCCAGCGCCCTGTGCGCCTTGGCCTTCCCTGCTGCGGCACAAACGCCCAGTGCGCTCCCCAAAGTGCGGCTGAGCACCTCCATGGGCGACATCGTGCTGGAGCTCTACCCCGACAAAGCGCCGAAGACGGTGGAGAACTTCCTGCAGTACGTGCAGGACAAACACTACGACGGCACGGTCTTCCATCGGGTCATGGACAACTTCATGATCCAGGGTGGGGGCTTCGGTACCGATCTCCAGCAAAAGACAACCCGTTCGCCCATTCCGCTCGAAGCCAGCAATGGTCTGAAAAACGACCGCGGCACCATCGCCATGGCCCGCACCTCCAACCCCAACTCGGCCACCGCACAGTTTTTCATCAATGTGGTGAACAACGCCGGACTGAATGCCCCCAGCCCGGACGGCTATGGTTACGCCGTTTTTGGCAAGGTCACCGCCGGCATGGACGTGGTTGACAAAATCAAGCTCGTTCCGGTCGGCAGTCAGGGCATGCAACAGAACTGGCCCAAGTCCCCCGTCACCATCCTCAAAGCCACTCTGGAGAAATGAACATGGCCAACCCCCAAGTCGAACTGCACATCGCCAACTTTGGCGTCATCACCCTCGAACTCGACGCCGAAAAGGCGCCGCTGTCGACCGCCAACTTCCTGTCCTACGTGAACAAGGGCCACTACAACAACACGGTGTTCCACCGCGTCATTCCCGGTTTCATGGTGCAAGGTGGCGGCTTTGAGCCCGGCATGAACCAGAAACCCACGGACCAGCCGATCAACAACGAAGCCAACAACGGCCTGAAGAACGACAGCTACACCGTGGCCATGGCCCGCACCAGTGACCCGCATTCGGCCACCGCGCAGTTCTTCATCAACGTCGCCAACAACGGCTTCCTCAACCACACCGCGCCCAGTGCGCAGGGCTGGGGCTACGCCGTGTTCGGCAAAGTGGTTTCCGGCACCGACATCGTCAAGAAAATCGAAGCGGTGACCACCGGCCGCAAGGGCTTCCACGATGATGTGCCCAAGGACGATGTGGTGATCGAAAAAGCGGTCGCCCTCTGACGCACCGCGACCCAGGGGGCCGATGGGCTTCTTGCTCCATGGACACCCCGACCTCCGACCGCTTCGCCGAACTCCGCGCCCCTGCGCACTGGCAAGCGGTCGACTTCATTTCCGACCTGCACCTGCAGGCCTCGGAGCCGGCCACCTTCGAATGCTGGCTGCATTACCTGCAGCGCCCCCCGGCCGAACGGGCCGATGCCTTGTTCATCCTGGGCGACCTGTTCGAGGTCTGGGTGGGCGACGACCTGCTTCAGGCCGCCCTCCCCCCCACGGGCACACAGCATTCCGCCGACCACGGTTTCTGGCGCCGCTGCGCCGAAGCGCTGCACGCCCATGGCCAGCACACCCCCGTGTACTTCATACACGGCAACCGCGATTTCCTGCTGGGTCCAGCGGGTCTGAGCGCCTGCGGCATGCATGGGCTGTCCGATCCCACGGTGCTGGC
This Hydrogenophaga taeniospiralis DNA region includes the following protein-coding sequences:
- a CDS encoding peptidylprolyl isomerase; translation: MANPQVELHIANFGVITLELDAEKAPLSTANFLSYVNKGHYNNTVFHRVIPGFMVQGGGFEPGMNQKPTDQPINNEANNGLKNDSYTVAMARTSDPHSATAQFFINVANNGFLNHTAPSAQGWGYAVFGKVVSGTDIVKKIEAVTTGRKGFHDDVPKDDVVIEKAVAL
- a CDS encoding L,D-transpeptidase; its protein translation is MTPAAGTAQTQPVLAAVTQRPSLLDSALAKVQDAAHQLSAGTSSGLQARPLSGEALQEVLPLLGQAEARLIDIYRLISQGQHREALRKASVLVEDHPNFHLAHLVHGDLLSLQARPVRQLGDVPDTKAQAAAEQLAALRDESRRRLRALIERPPQGSIPAQFLALSSQSRHAIAVDASRSRLYLFENLATARPGADGFAAPHLRLLGDFYISVGLQGIEKAVEGDKRTPLGVYYITSNLNPDNLPDLYGVGALPINYPNPLDVQRGKTGSGIWLHGTPREQFVRAPLASDGCVVLSNPDLERLLSTVQIRTTPVVIAPSLDWVTPESLDAERQSFEAALEAWRSAKSQGQLDDLKGFYSNRFQNQGRDFSQWWPRVEGELRSAGAARDLQLKEVSMLRWRDSQDTMVVTFGEVAQGQTRGVTKRQYWARERDQWKIFFEGNT
- a CDS encoding peptidylprolyl isomerase, which codes for MLTASALCALAFPAAAQTPSALPKVRLSTSMGDIVLELYPDKAPKTVENFLQYVQDKHYDGTVFHRVMDNFMIQGGGFGTDLQQKTTRSPIPLEASNGLKNDRGTIAMARTSNPNSATAQFFINVVNNAGLNAPSPDGYGYAVFGKVTAGMDVVDKIKLVPVGSQGMQQNWPKSPVTILKATLEK